The segment TCGAAATCTTTCGCCAGGAAAAACGGAAACGGCGCGAGGCCCTGAAATCCCGTCAAAACGCCCCCGAAGAAGAGGCTTCTGAATCCCGTTGACGTTGCCCGCCAAGGAGGGCATTATGCCGCCGCACATTTTCTGCCTGGGACTCAATCACCGCACCGCAGACCTTGCCTTGCGCGAGCAAATCGCCTTTTCCGAAGAAGAGATCCGCGCCGCACTATCCCGTCTGGGCTGTGGGACCAACGGCAGCCGCCCGGCACAGGTCTCCGAGATGGTCATCCTTTCCACCTGCAACCGCACCGAAATCTACGCCGTTTCCCCCGCCGAAGATGTCTTTGCCGTGCTGGAGTCTTTCCTGACCGACACCAAAGGCCTGTCGCCCGCACAACTTCAGGGCCATCTGTATCGTTACCGCGATGGGGAGGCCGTGGCGCATCTGTTTCGGGTGGCTGCCGGGCTGGATTCGTTAGTGCTGGGCGAGCCGCAAATCCTGGGCCAGGTAACCCGCGCCTGGGAACTGGCCCGCAGTCAAGGCACCGTGCGGGTGGTGCTGGGCCGACTGTTCCAGGCCGCCATTCACGCCGGCAAACGCGCCCGCACCGAGACGACCATCAGCCACAACCCGGTCTCAGTCGCTTCTATGGCCGTGCACTTGGCCGCCCAAAAGGTGCCCGATCTGGCCACCACCCGGGTGCTGGTGCTGGGTGCGGGTGAAATGGCCGAGCGAGCCACCGAAGCCCTGCGCAAACGCGGCGTCACCCGCCTACGGGTGATGAACCGCACCCTGAGCCGCGCCCAGGCTCTGGCTCAGCGTTGGGCGGCCGAGGCCACGACTTTCGAGCACCTCCTGGACGGGTTGGCCTGGGCCGACATTGTCATCGCCTCGACCGGCGCACCTCACACCCTCATTCACCGCCGCCATGTCATCGAAATCCTGCCCGCACGCCAAGGGCGCCCTCTCGTTTTGCTGGACATCGCCCTTCCCCGTGATGTGGACGCCGATGTAGGCACGTTGCCTGGGGTGGCTCTGTACGACCTGGACGCCCTGCAACACCATCTGGAAGACGCGCTCTCCGCCCGTCGTGCCGCCATCCCCCAGGTGGAAGCCATCCTGGCCGAGGAACACGCCGCCTTTATGGCCTATCTGCGCACCTTGGATGTGGCGCCGATCATCCGGGCGTTGCGCGAACAGGCCGAGGCCATCCGTAAAGCCGAACTGGAACGCACCCTGCGCAAAATGCCTCACTTGAGCGAGGCCGACCGCGCCCGCCTGGATGCGCTGACCAAAGCCCTGACCAAGAAACTGCTCCACGCCCCCACAATGACGCTCAAAGAGGCGGCCTTAGGTTCCCATGCCGCCGAAACCGCCTCTGTGGCCCGGCGCCTGTTTGGTCTGGAAACCTTATCTTCCCAGGCCGAATCCTCATCCCCCTCCTAACCCCAAGAAGCCTCCCAAACGGTATCGCTCACCCCCTTATCGTGAAGCCTTATGGACACCACGCCCACCCTCGTTTTCGCCACCCGACCTTCGGCCCTGGCACGCTGGCAGACCCACTGGGTCATCCGGGCGTTGCAGGACGCGCATCCCGGCTTGACCTGCCGCGAGGAGATCATCGTGACCCGGGGCGACCGGGTGCTCGACCGACCGCTTCCTGAAATCGGCGGCAAGGGCCTGTTCACCCAGGAACTGGAAGCGGCGCTGTTGAGCGGTCGGGTACACGCGGCGGTGCACTCGTTGAAGGATTTGCCCACCGCCATACCGCCCAGTTTGACCGTGGGGGCGGTGCCCGCCCGGGCTGAAGTGCGCGACGCTTTGGTCTCGGCGCACGGCTACACCCTGGCGACGTTGCCCCAGGGCGCTGTGGTGGGCACTTCCAGCCTGCGCCGGGCCGCGCAGTTGCTGGCCCTGCGACCGGACCTGCACATCCGCCCCCTGCGCGGCAATGTGGACACCCGCGTGCGCAAAGCCCTCTCCAAGCAGTACGACGCCATTGTGCTGGCCGGCGCCGGCCTGACCCGGCTGGGATTGACCGGGCATGTGACCCAATGGCTGCCGTTGGAGGTCGTGTTACCCGCGCCGGGCCAAGGGGCGCTGGCCGTGCAATGCCGCGCCGACGACCGGGCCACGCTGCGCCTGTTACAGGCGGTGGACGACGCTGCCACCCGTGCGGCGGTCGCGGCGGAGCGCGCCTTCCTGGCTGCGTTGGGCGGAGGCTGTGCGGTGCCCGTGGCCGCCTACGCCCAATGGGTGGCGCCGGAGCGCTTGCGCCTGACCGGCTTCGTGGGCGCCACCGATGGCAGTGGCTTTTGGCGCGGCCAGATGGAAGGCGCCGAGCCTGCCGCTTTGGGGCGCGCTTTAGCCGAGCAGGCACTGGCCCAAGGGGCACGACAATGGTTGGGGTAAGTCAGGGTGAACCCGGTTCCTGTGAAAATTACGCGGCTAACTGGAGCATTTTGGCTTGGACGCTCTCCAGCAAGGTGTCCCGTAAAAGGGTGCTGGCATTCAAAATCTCGATACCGATGAGTTCCCCCTGATCGCCGAGTTCGGCAATGATGTTCGGCGTCAGTTCAACACTGTTGGCTTCCGGCCCTTCGGAAAGCGCAAGGTGCAGAATGTCCTCTTCGGCAAAGTATTTCGAGCGAGGCGTTTTCTTTTCATGCGTCATAGACGTGCCTCCCGTTCCGCAAACGGGATGTGATCTGTTGGCGCGTGGTGACATGAACCGTTACCGGAAGGATGGCATCTGGCAGAAGTTCGTAGGGCACGACCACCAATTGCCTTCCATGTCGCCCATAGCGATCCAGCGCCCTGGAGCCGTATCCAGGTAGCGTTCAGGACTATACCGCACGATTTTCTTCAATACGCTGCAGATCGAAACCGCGCAATGTGGCGCGGTACCGCATGTAAGCCGTCCATACAATACGCTTTTTCTCCATCGCCCCAGATCAGGCTACCAAGGCACGGGAAAAGCGTCGCGCGATTTCAATTACATCATCCCTGGTATGAACGCCCAACGCCTACCCAGATACACGCGAGGGAACCTCTTGAGAAAAACCAACCAGGTAGCCCCGGCTTTGCGTAAAGTGAAGTCACCCTTTGACAGCAACCCACAAGTCCTTGTCACTCGCCCGCGGGAGCAGGCCACCGAGTTGGTGGCCCTGCTGCACGAGCACGGCTTTGCTCCGGTGAGATTCCCTGCCATCGCCATCCGACCGATAG is part of the Anaerolineae bacterium genome and harbors:
- a CDS encoding DUF2283 domain-containing protein, which encodes MTHEKKTPRSKYFAEEDILHLALSEGPEANSVELTPNIIAELGDQGELIGIEILNASTLLRDTLLESVQAKMLQLAA
- a CDS encoding glutamyl-tRNA reductase, which translates into the protein MPPHIFCLGLNHRTADLALREQIAFSEEEIRAALSRLGCGTNGSRPAQVSEMVILSTCNRTEIYAVSPAEDVFAVLESFLTDTKGLSPAQLQGHLYRYRDGEAVAHLFRVAAGLDSLVLGEPQILGQVTRAWELARSQGTVRVVLGRLFQAAIHAGKRARTETTISHNPVSVASMAVHLAAQKVPDLATTRVLVLGAGEMAERATEALRKRGVTRLRVMNRTLSRAQALAQRWAAEATTFEHLLDGLAWADIVIASTGAPHTLIHRRHVIEILPARQGRPLVLLDIALPRDVDADVGTLPGVALYDLDALQHHLEDALSARRAAIPQVEAILAEEHAAFMAYLRTLDVAPIIRALREQAEAIRKAELERTLRKMPHLSEADRARLDALTKALTKKLLHAPTMTLKEAALGSHAAETASVARRLFGLETLSSQAESSSPS
- the hemC gene encoding hydroxymethylbilane synthase — its product is MDTTPTLVFATRPSALARWQTHWVIRALQDAHPGLTCREEIIVTRGDRVLDRPLPEIGGKGLFTQELEAALLSGRVHAAVHSLKDLPTAIPPSLTVGAVPARAEVRDALVSAHGYTLATLPQGAVVGTSSLRRAAQLLALRPDLHIRPLRGNVDTRVRKALSKQYDAIVLAGAGLTRLGLTGHVTQWLPLEVVLPAPGQGALAVQCRADDRATLRLLQAVDDAATRAAVAAERAFLAALGGGCAVPVAAYAQWVAPERLRLTGFVGATDGSGFWRGQMEGAEPAALGRALAEQALAQGARQWLG